One genomic region from Telopea speciosissima isolate NSW1024214 ecotype Mountain lineage unplaced genomic scaffold, Tspe_v1 Tspe_v1.0269, whole genome shotgun sequence encodes:
- the LOC122647918 gene encoding cytochrome P450 89A2-like: MIFDLESLLRELCDKYGPIITIRIFSRISIFIASPSLAHQALIQNGAAFNYRPGPVTPSCIMDNSNPDIGSSSGIRWRFLRRNLTSEVLTPSRYRSFGHTRKWVFETLDTQLKSHVESGEPVPVVDHFRYAMFSLLLFICFGEKIDEKVIKEIEMMERDKLANFKRFAVFPMFPIFGKIIFRKLWHQMHDMRRQQKSVMLPLIKSRRERKEQIKQENRDGNFVSYIDALFDLEIKEEGGRKVSDEEIMTLISEVLDAGSDTTSTVLEWIMAELVKDPKTQEKLYSEIIGVVGDDSTDKDEVREEDLPKMKYLRAVILEGLRLHPPSHYVLPHTLEEDIVLNAEYLIPKNALVNFMVATMGRDPKAWKDSMEFKPERYLGDEGEVIDITGSKEIKIMPFSAGRRICPGLGLGMLHLEFFVANMIKNYKWVPVEGDEFDMSEKQEFTAVMKTPLRAHVSPRRRTTTN; this comes from the coding sequence ATGATATTCGATCTTGAGTCACTCCTCCGTGAACTCTGCGACAAATATGGACCAATCATCACCATTCGTATTTTCTCCAGGATCTCAATATTCATTGCAAGCCCTTCATTAGCCCATCAAGCTCTTATCCAAAATGGTGCTGCCTTCAACTACCGCCCTGGACCTGTCACCCCAAGTTGCATTATGGACAATTCCAATCCCGATATCGGTTCCTCTTCAGGAATTCGCTGGCGGTTCCTCCGTCGGAACCTCACCTCCGAGGTTCTTACCCCTTCTCGGTACAGGTCTTTCGGTCATACCCGTAAATGGGTGTTTGAGACGTTAGATACGCAGCTCAAATCCCATGTTGAATCAGGGGAGCCAGTCCCTGTTGTAGATCACTTCCGATATGCCATGTTTTCTTTGTTGCTTTTCATTTGCTTCGGTGAGAAAATTGACGAAAAGGTCATCAAAGAAATTGAAATGATGGAGAGGGATAAATTGGCGAATTTCAAAAGATTTGCTGTGTTCCCAATGTTCCCAATATTTGGGAAAATCATCTTCAGAAAACTTTGGCATCAAATGCATGATATGCGTCGTCAACAGAAATCTGTTATGCTACCTTTGATAAAATCCCGTCGAGAACGAAAGGAGCAGATTAAACAAGAAAACCGAGATGGAAATTTTGTGTCCTACATCGATGCACTATTCGATcttgaaatcaaagaagaaggaggaaggaaggtgAGTGATGAAGAAATAATGACTCTAATCTCGGAGGTTCTTGACGCGGGCAGTGACACAACATCAACGGTGTTAGAATGGATCATGGCAGAGCTTGTGAAGGacccaaaaacccaagaaaaGCTTTATTCTGAGATCATAGGGGTTGTGGGGGATGATTCAACAGATAAAGATGAGGTTAGAGAAGAAGATTTGCCGAAGATGAAATATCTAAGGGCAGTGATATTGGAAGGTCTGAGGCTACATCCACCTAGCCATTATGTGTTGCCACATACCTTGGAGGAAGATATTGTGTTGAATGCCGAGTATCTCATCCCCAAGAATGCTTTGGTGAATTTTATGGTGGCAACCATGGGGAGAGATCCAAAAGCTTGGAAAGATTCCATGGAGTTCAAGCCGGAGAGGTACTTGGgtgatgaaggagaagtgatCGATATCACAGGGAGTAAGGAAATTAAGATTATGCCCTTTAGCGCAGGGAGGAGGATTTGTCCGGGACTTGGGTTAGGCATGTTGCATCTCGAGTTTTTTGTGGCAAATATGATCAAAAATTACAAATGGGTCCctgtggaaggagatgaatttGACATGTCTGAGAAGCAAGAGTTCACAGCCGTGATGAAAACCCCGTTGCGGGCTCATGTGTCTCCGAGGAGGAGGACCACCACAAATTAG